A segment of the Fusarium oxysporum f. sp. lycopersici 4287 chromosome 4, whole genome shotgun sequence genome:
tcctcatcgaATCCAAAGAATGTCGTAgctttgcccttgcccttaTCGGCCTTGGCTCCTTCGGCGGGGGGCGGCGTTGACTGCTCTGATGATGTACCCTTGTCCTCATCTGAACCGGATTGGTCGTTGCTTGGTTGTGTAGAGCTTGAATCGTGAGATGTGCCAAGCAAGTTGTCTTTGTAGTTACCAGCCTTCATGGCAGCAAGAACAGCCTCACGAGTTCGCTCACTGCTCTCTTCCTTGTCCTCAACCCACTGACCGTCAAGACGACTCTTGCTGCCCGACTTAATttcagcctccttctgcTCTGACATTTGAACAATCTGTTCCCAACGCTCACGGCgcttctctttctccttcttctccatctcgggCTTGATGGCTAGATACTCGGCCAAAGCCTTAGCCTCATTTACAGTACGCAGACGTCGCCCATCCAGGTTTCGGCTAGATCCGTGGTCCTCTTGGCTCTTCTTTTTGCGCGAAGACATGCGACCACCCGCGGCTCGAAGTTGAGATCCGAAACCACCTTTGCCACCACAAAGGGGGACAGCGAGTCGCAAGGAAAGGAATTCATCATGGGCGGTGGAGAGATAGCTCGAGATGGGAGAGTCTGATGAGGCTGGAAGTTGCTTGTTGGATAGTGTGGTGAGGATGAGTCTTGACTGAGTCGTTGGGAGTCGATCATCTATGCGTTCGCGCAGCTCTGTAACtgttgtcgatgatgctAGAGGAAGAACGAGGGTCGGTGGTAGTCCTAGACCAGCAAAGCTAGTGACCAGCACGTTCACGTTTCGGGGAGACATGGTATGGGATGTATTTAgtttgaagatggtggaggcCGCCGTGATGAATGATTGAGAAGGCCAGTCGCAAAGATTCGAGGCCGCTTTGGCTGTTTGTCATGCAAATGGCCTGCACCTTGCAGATAAGCGGGCCCTTCCATGAGACTATGCGACTGCCACACCTATAGCGTCAGCCACAACGCAGTCGTCCTCATCACGTGAAGCCAGCCACAAATTGAGCCCGTCTCCACCCCACTTCGCTACAGCACATTTCTAGTAGGGTTTCCGCCCACAAAAGTTATCATTTTGAGATCTCGCCTTCGTCCCTCCTAAACTGCCACCTTCCAACATCGACCCTTCCGACGAGCAGCAAATACCGCCACGATGTTGATTCCCAAGGCCGACCGCAAGAAGATCCACGAGGTAATAACCATCACATTCAACGAGCTGCTCTGCGCAACGACGACGGCGGAGAATTGCGAGCTACAGAAGAAAGCACAAAATCATAGCGCACATAACTAACAGTTTCCCGGCAGTACCTCTTCCGCGAGGGTGTTCTCGTCGCCCAGAAGGACTTCAACCTTCCCAAGCACCCTGATATCGACACCAAGAACCTGTTCGTTATCAAGGCTCTGCAGTCGCTCAACTCTCGCGGCTATGTCAAGACCCAGTTCTCTTGGCAATACTACTACTACACCCTGACCCCCGAGGGTCTCGACTACCTTCGCGAATGGCTTCACCTCCCCGCTGAGATCGTTCCCGCTACCCACATTAAGCAACAACGATCGCACGCTCCTCCCCGTGGCATGCTCGGCGAGGGTGAGCGCGAGCGACGACCTTTCGGCCGCGGCCGTGGTGGTGACCGAGGTGACCGTGAGGGTGGATACCGACGAAGGGATGCTGGCGAGGGCAAGGAGGGTGGTGCTCCCGGCGAGTTCGCTCCTCAGTTGTGAGTTGGCCTTCGATGTTGACGGATGTGGGACGAATTGCTAACAACTAATACAGCCGTGGTGGTTTTGGCCGTGGACGTGGCGCTGCTCCCCCTTCTTAAACGAACCCATTTCCTTTAGGTGGTCACGAATGAGATGCATTTCGAAGGGTATCGGCATGTACTCATAAAAAATGGAGGGCAATTTCTACCATGGGTTTCGCTCGTGTGACTGGGTTGCGTTGCGTGGGGGACACCGTGGGAGTTTGAGGGTTTTAGAACCTCGGAATCATTTGCATCAGGGTCAATGTTTGCCGCCGTCAAAACGAGATAATTGCTCGGGAGATTCGTGAAGACGTCAATCTTTTCAGTGATGTGAGACGAGACCTCTATGTTTATGCCAAACGCCCACCGAGGCACGTCTGAATGAACGATCCGTGCCGCCAATCCGAACTCCTGCTCTGCCGTGTAATTGATTGTGATCTCGTGGCTATTTGAAATCTTGATCTAGCTCTGATGACTCGGAAGGGTTTCCCACGGATGTGCCGTACTCAATGCTGGACTGAGGATCTTATGCCTTATGTATAGCGTACTATAATAGGCCTGGGATTGTTCTTGGAGGAAAAACTGAACGGATCTCTTAGATATGAGACAAATCAATGGATACGTCAGTGATGTTAAATCTGTTTATTGGGCAGTCTCAGCCAACCATCCAACTACCAACATGTCACAGGATCATGAATGAAACCAAGTAATGAGAACTTGGTCTCTGGTCACTAAGATTTGTCAATATACCTAGCTAGCTTGGAAGGTCTACGTATCAACGCAAGCCTTTGATTAGCGAGGTATCTGATAGGAGGTAACTCTACTGATCTAAATACCTTCTTCTTGTGGTGCGTTCAGTTGTCATTATCATTGCTCGACGTATTTGCTATGTTTGCAGCAAGGGGCCAAGACGTTTAGGGTAAGCTACTAGATACAATGAATGAGAATCACTCTGTGGCAAGTTCATTGCTAAAAGACATGCTTTTGCATTACGCAGAAGCGTTGGTTGTCGGTGACTTCTGTTACAGCCCTGATATATGACACATCGGCGGAGAGTGAGAAGACATGCGTGAAGATTCAAAGTAAAATTTGAGTACTTGAATATAACAGATAGCATGTTGTTCGTCATTCAGATCCCCTTCAGGCATAACACTCTTTATATGCATCCCGGGAGTTATAGAATACCGAACAACCAAGCCCTCAACATTGGTCGAAGTAAAAACAGTCCCCTCGTGGCAGGTTTGCAACCCACAGAGCTCATTGACCAGGGCATTTTATAGAAAAAAGATATAGATAGTTAGTATTAGAGACTGCTGGCTCAAGTCCGCCCACACCATATTGCTATGTTTATCCTTTTCACATACTTTGACTTAGTGTACGTATTGCCAATGCTTTCGAGGActcttttttaataagacttcttaAACATTCTTGACTTATCTAGTACCTTGTCTAGAGAAGACGAATTCTGCCTGTTCCAACAACGATGTGTTGTGGTCAGCAACAGACACAACAGGAGCATACCTAATCATAACTCTAAGCTGACAGGAAACCTGGTCTAGGCCTTGCCATTAGGCGAAGAATACaataagaattaaataaTGCTGTCTGATTGGTCTTATGTCAGCAATGAACTGGTGTTTATATCTCTACGCGCCTTTTTCCTCAGCATTTAGTATGAGTTTATGGATGGGGATGGGCATACAGTCAGATATCTGCATGCAGGTAATCATATTTTGAGCGGAAATTATCAACACGTTAACATTATATCTccattatatataagatGGCCTTGATTTGTGCATGTCCTGAATCTTTATCGAGCAGTGCTTACATCTGCCAAACACTTGTAGCTGACGCATAGGCTTGCAATGGACTCCTAAGCTTAGCACCGTCGCTTCAGTTCTTTACTATCTATTACCTTTTATATTCTTTGTAGTTCCTCCACTTCCCATTAGTTCTGGAACTTACCAGCCAAGGAATCTAAGAATCGTCATCCGCAGCAAATCGCCGGTCATGATTATCTCCAGCTCTCCTCTCTTCAAAGAGTATGCCCGAACGGCCCTTGATTCTGCAAACCTTAACAGAAGGGCACCTTGTTCACCGTTAGGCATTGCGGATGCTATTGTACAGCACCTGCTGGACCTTGCAAAGCTTCGGATCACTCGATTCAAGATCAGCAATGCTACTGAAGAGTAAGCGCAACGCCCTCCGTTTATGCTATGGCTTGTTAATGCTTTAGCTCCTTCAATCTTGTTATTGAGGGACGCATGTTTGGGACAGGAACGATCTCTAGCACCATCATAACAACGGAGGCATCCCTCTCATTCAACGGGACCGTATTTGGACAGATCAAGTTACCCCAAACCCAGACGAATTTCTGGGGAACAGACTTTGTTGCTCAGGAACAGCGTATCGAGATCACCGACTATACCAACTACTGTGCCTTTATTCGGAGCATTATAGTCGACGATGCAACCAGTCTTCAACTCGAAAACAACAACTGCACAGTCAGAGCACTTGGTACTTCGTCTGTATGCAACCTCCGTCTCGATATGCCACTCAAGGCTATTGGAGGACCTAGAATGGCAGTCAAGAAGCTTTCGCGCTTAGGTAATGACGTGACAATCGTATTCGGCTTGAGTTGCTCAGGCCCTGTCGAACTTGACCATGGCTTTTGTATTTTCGAGCTTCGAAACGGCCATAGTGAAACATTGGCAGAGCTGAAAGGTGAACTGAACATTGCCACAGGCCAGACTGAACTCACTCTACAGGGGACAACACGAGATGGGGCGGTGGCCTCAAACAGAATCAGGCTTGTTGGAGTCGGCGTGGAAGCGAAAGAAAAGTCATGGCTCAATGAGACCATAAGAGAGATTGATGTCCCCGTTGACTTGGAACCGAAATGCGTGGAGATATTGTGGTGCTGATACACACTTCGGGAAACCGTACCTTGGTGATAAGGATTTGATATTGGGTCTCTTGTCTATGGATCTGACCTAGTTCCGGATACCTTGTGTTAGGTTCCATTGGCATAGAGTCAGATGTACAATAAAGGTCGTCAGATTTTCAGTTTCAGGGTTGGCAATGGATTGAACACCAACGTTGGTAATCTCCTCCAATAATTTGTCAAGATGACCGAGCTTTGTCAACAATTTGTTACCTTGTAGACTCAGATGACATTTTCTTTGTAATTCTCGTACAAGATAAGAGCCTCTTATTAAGTGTGAGCCCACAATGTCGATTATGTCTTGCATATAAATGCTCCACTGCCATTCACTTTAGCagccttgttgatgatgcttccATAATAAGAGCCGGCTTCGGCCGGCCGGCGTCTACCACCAAAGACATGGATCGTTTGCGGGGACCCAACTGGAGACAGTGGAATCAACTGAACGGCGCGTTTCGATCTATCTCTTTTGTTCATTAAATTGGAGGACAACGTCTCCCTAGACACTGCCATTTTTCTGCAGTTAAGAATTCTATTAACAAAAAGTTGTATTGGTTGCATTTGCAGTGCAGTCTCAAACTTGGGTTGTTGCAGCGGTAAAGATACGAAATAGAGCAACACAGCATCCAATTTATTAAACCCAGATGCGGTCATTAGCTTCACGATCATTGGACCGGGTTAAAGAAGCCAACCACTAACATGATACGAGGTCTTAAAAAAGATACACTCACCTGTCAAACCTGTAAAAACGCAGGATACTCACGTTTCCCATTGCGGTGAAAGAGGAGCTGATAAACACCTGAATCTCATATTTCGTCCTCTCCATTCCTCACTGGCCGCCAGTAACTCCACGTTTGCTTGGAAGCCCTGGTAATGCCCGTATCCGTCAAGCCTCTCGTCAACCCCTGCTTCTCGGCGTTTACAGGCGATATTCAATTGGAGTTCAAAGCCCAAAATTTCCGGGTGTCGCGGAGACGCCTGAGAGACAAGGGGAAAAGTCAGGATCTGTGATGAATTCGTCAGAACAAAATGGGCCAAGATAATCAGGAACTCAAAAGTCGGCGGCCGCGCGTTGCACACGATTTATTATTACGGCCATTGGGTTTCATAGACTAAACAAGGTATTGGATCCAATCCTAAATATCTTTACTCATCAGCACTACCTATACGTGCAAACCGGGCTTGTTTCACCAACCACAGCCACGGCTTGAGCTGCACCCATCACTCATCGTTCATTGCTTTGTTTCCGCAGACTCGTTAACCCAATtttaatcttcttcttcttcttcttcttcttcttcttcttcttcctccaccCTTTGGAGACTAGGTGCCAGAGGACAAAGCATGGGTTTGTTTGGCTGACTTCGCCGAGCTGAATTGGGCTTGTCTGCTGCTGGCGTCAACTCCCGTTTGGAACATGCTGACTTTGGATCATGTCCATCATGCTTGACTGACAAAAGACGTTTAAACTCTGATTCAATATTTTTCCTTCCTTCAAACCATTCTCCAAAAGTTGCAGAATATTATCTCGACAAGTGTCTCGTGTCTTGCACGAGATCGCCTCCCTGAATCCTTAGTAACTTCCCTAGAAATGGCTCCCTGGTCGAGTCGTCGTGGGTCGCAACCCAACAACAACTCTAACGGTGACCTCATCAGTCGAATTCACAATACGGCCTTACACACGCCTACCACATTACCTGCGCTCTACTCGACGAATCTGCCAAATACATCAAACGGGAATCGCCTCGAGTTATCCTTCTCCAACGCCAACGCCGATTCCAGCTCCGACGAGTCTGACTTGCATCCCTCGCGACCTCAATCTTCCAAACCTCGTCGGCCACAGCACACGCGCTCTATGAGCCAGCCTTTCCCTTCTCTCTTCAGCAGCAAGAAAAAGAGACAGAACTCAGTCGGCGCACCACCGCCTGACCTGGGTTTTGCAGATGATGACTCGGCAATGCCTCGACAAGCACCAAAGACGCACGCTCGAAACCCTTCTCATACTCGAAACGGCCCTGTAGGAAGTAAGGATTTTACGACAGGCAACTGCATGACATGTGGCTCGTTAGTACGGTGGCCGCGGGAGCTCAAGGTGTTCAAATGCACGATCTGTACTACAGTCAATGATTTGGAGCCTCTGAGTGCAGACCATGATGGTTCGAAGTCGCGTAGAGATGCAAGCCAGGATCCCACCCAGTCTGTCCCAACTCGAGGTAGGAGCAAAGGCAAAAGGAAGAGGACAATCACTCATATAGGTGCAGGTCCGCATATCTCGATCGAACAGACAAAGCGACTGGTTCAACAATCCATACAATCCTTCCTTTCTAAGAAGTTGCACTCAATTCCTGAACCTCCCACCGAGGCGCCGCCACAACCGCCGCCGCAGAGCAAGTTGTCATTTAGCAGCCGAATGCAGGCTGCTGGCCAAAGCCTTGCGCCGGTCGATTTTAGACAGGAAGCAGCGCCTTCATCCGAGTCCCCTACTATACAGGTTTCTCATTATGCGTTCGATGAGGAACCGACACTACGGTCGAGTCCCGCCCAACCGAACCCTACGCCAATGcgatccttctcttcttcttacaCCGAAAGACCTCCAGTACGTAAGATATTGCAAGAACGCGGGCCAAAAGAGCCAAAAGAGCAACGTAAATTGCTGGATCAATCTGAGGTTGACCCGAAAAGGATATTCAAGGCTTTGGAAGACTACATCGTAGCCTGCTTTGGCTCATTCGAATGTATTAACTCATCATTCCTAACGCATACCCACCGCCAGCCCATTAGATGTAGAAGCGAATCAACTCGTCGCAAGCCTATGCTACCTAGTGAGCCTCGTGAACAGAGAGGGCATCGTCGCGAGCCTTCAGGAAACCATGCTGCTCGTGAGCCACGAGAGGAGCAGTTTACTCCGCAATTTGAAGATGGATCATGCGACCTCGATCCAAAGTTGCTACTTTTAGGTGACTTTGCCGAGAATGGGACATGGTGGATGGGAAACCAAGAAGACTCTCGGCCTCGACGGCCGTCGACAAACCGTGTGGAACGGAGTTTCTCAAGCGCACCGGTCAACACGAAGACACCGCAAATGAGCTGGGGCGATCTCATCAAATGGTACACCACTATCGTGAATCCTGCTAAGGGATGGTTTGCAATTTACGAGGAGATGTGTCAAGGAAAAGGCTTTTTAACCCCTTCTCAACGAGAATTGCAATTAATGGAGCGGGAACTACTGCAGGGCCAAGAACATGCTCGGCGAGTTCTCCTTAAAGCAACCGAAATGCTTCTAAGAAGACCTGGAAGGCCATTGAAGGATCCAGCAGACTTGAGGTTTCTCCTAATCATCTTAGAAAACCCATTACTACACGAACATGAAACATTGTTTCGGGGAATTCTACAATTCGAGAAAAACTTGCCTTCTGGCCCAAGGTCAATACAGCAGAGAAAAGCCAGCACCCCTGAATCTGGGCCTTTATCTGGGCAACACTCTGGCATCATCAAGCGCATAGTGGGTTTAGTATCAAACTCGTCGGCTGAATGCCATAACCAGTTAATCGCCTGGTTTTCAAGACATCACCCTTCTCGCTTCATTCGTACCAAAGAGTTAGCATCTGGTTTCTTAACATATCGGATGATTCGACAGAGTGGAAAGAAGCAAGAGGTGAAAGTTGACATCACAGCTGGCCTGATACCGCAAATGCAAGAAGGGCGCTCAGGAGCTTACCTCTACGATGAGATACACCGCGCAAACTCGtcgaagaaggccaaggagcCTGAAAAGAAAATCATGTATGCCGAAGATTGGCAGATTAGAGCTTCTTCGCGGGTCTTGGCGCTCCTCTTCGCTGCCAATAACTTGCCACACAGCCGGAGAAATGAAGAATCCCCTTCGGGCTCGGCCGAGGGTCGCTCTACTGTTCATTCTCACGGACAAATCCTACCAACGAGCGACTTTTACAATTCAATGATCGACTACACTGACTTAGTTGCGGACTTTGAGAATTGGGAAGCTCGTAGGAGCAAGTTCACGTTCTGCCAGTACCCATTCCTTTTGAGCATATGGGCCAAGAACCATATTCTTGAGCACGATGCTCGGCGCCAGATGCAGAGCAAAGCCCGTGACGCCTTTTTTGATAGTATCATGAGTCGCAAGGCTATCAACCAGTTCCTCGAATTAACTGTTCGCCGAGATTGTCTGGTGGATGATAGTCTAAAAGCTGTCAGCGAGGTGATTGGAAGTGGGAGCGAGGATATAAAAAAGGGTCTTCGTATTACCTTTAGTGGTGAGGAGGGAGTAGATGCTGGTGGTCTACGGAAAGAATGGTTTTTACTTCTGGCCAGAGAAGTTTTCAATCCCGACCATGGTAAGCCGAATTGCCCAATAGAAACAGGGGCCCTGCTGACTCTCGATAGGCCTTTTTCTTTATGACGAGGATTCTCAGTATTGCTATTTCAACCCGAACGCTTTTGAAACCTCCGATCAGTTCTTCTTGGTCGGAGTCGTGATGGGACTTGCTATATACAACTCGACTATTCTGGATGTGGCTCTCCCTCCTTTTGCATTTCGAAAACTTATTGCATCTGCTCCAACACACGGTACAGGGGCATCAGCTCACCCAAGACCTCCCATGCGTTATACCCTCGAAGACCTGGCAGAATACCGGCCTCGACTAGCTCGAGGATTACGGCAGTTGCTAGAATATGAAGGCAATGTGGAAGACACCTTCTGTCTCGATTTCGTTATTGATATGGATAAATACGGTACTCAGGTGCAGGTTCCCCTTTGCCCTGGAGGCGAACGCATCCCTGTCACAAACAGCAACCGTCGAGAATACGTGGACCTTTACGTGCGGTACATAATCGATGTGTCTGTAACAAGACAGTTCGAACCCTTCAAACGAGGTTTCTACACTGTATGTGGAGGTAATGCTCTGTCTCTCTTTAGGCCAGAAGAGATTGAACTCCTTGTACGAGGCTCTGATGAAGCACTTGACATCAACTCGCTAAGGGGAGTTGCTGAGTATGATAACTGGGGAACTAAAAAGCCAGATGGTTCCGAACCCGTTATTGACTGGTTCTGGGAGACATTTCAGGCGGCGacatctcaagatcaacggAAACTACTCCTGTTCATCACTGGTAGCGATCGAATTCCTGCTATGGGTGCAGCTGTACTACCGATTAAGATATCCTGCCTCGGTGAGGATGAAGGCAGGTTCCCCATTGCTCGAACGTGCTTCAACGTGCTATCTCTGTCACGATACAAGTCAAAAGAAAGGTTAGAGAAGTTATTGTGGACTGCTGTTCATGAAAGTGAGGGCTTTGGGATAAAGTAAATGGTACAGTTGATGAAATTACGAATGAGCATTCATTTCATTTACGGAGTTTTGATAGGTAGTTCAAGGGGTTTTGGGAGTGTAGATCTATATATAGGACCTCTCAAGGTGCAATTAGAAACTGAAGTCGTTTGTCTATAAGAGATTCTATCGGAGAATCGCAATTCTTCAACATTGAAATGTACGTTGTACGTGTGCGACAGCCCAACAATCCGTTCATCGACCAACGTAGGGGTCCAAGCAGAAGGTAGTGGGACTTTCTAAATTTCCAACTTGTACACTTGCCAGATATGTGGCATTCGTTAATACACATTTATTGTACAGCATCGTTATGGTCTCTTTCATTCAAAGCCTTTTCACGaatcctcttcctcagcaacaCCGCCAGCAGCCCGGGCTCGCTTCAGCATGTCCTCCTCgcgtttcttctcctcacgTAGACTCCTCATACGTGCTCGGTCGACCTCGGCTTGTCTGGCCATGGCGTCCAACTCCTGCAATTCACGaatctcctccttggtgGGTTTGATGGGGACAGCACGGGTCTCGGCAAGTACGTATTCAAGAATGTGAGAGGAGTGTTTCTCAGTCATATCGACGGTAATAATCTTCTCGTCAGCGTCCGGTGGTGTAGCCTTGGACATGTTATTGCGTGATGAGGAGGGCTGGGAACGGGTAGCGGGTGCGGGGGTTGAAGCGTCGGGTTTGCGGAGATAGATAGAGAGTGTAGGCTTCTTGTTGTTCCGGCTGTGACGATTGACGATCATAGGAACTGAGGGATTATGGTATTTTAGTCGGGGGAGGTTCTCACGCCAGAACTTTCTGTTTTTTGGTGTATCAGTTGATGTGCCAGAGACCTTGATATATGGACTAACTTGGCGCCCATATGACCGTTCTTGAAGCTCGTTGCAAAGTCCATATGTATTCTGGTCACCTCTGGGGGGAGGATTGCTGCACCCGGGCCGCATCTTAAGGAAATGAGCTGATTCAATCGTGAGCAATGGATCGCGGATCGTCGTTTGTGGGAGAGATATCTACCTTCTATATTAACTGTCAGCCACATCCTTACAACGCGAACCCCGAGAATTGACTTACAGCGCGAAGCTTGTTGAAACGCTCACCGAGAGACCTCATCTTGAACTGCGCAAACCTTTAATCTATAAAGGTTACGCAAGCGTTTCTTCAGAATCGAACCAGTTCCGTGGTCGCAATGCTTCAAAAAGTCGACGGCTCTAGGCCCAGAAAATCATAGACCCCTGCCCAAAGGGAAACGCTGTGCTGGAGGCTGCGGGCCGAGCGTTGACCCGAACTGGCCGATGGGGTTCATATGCATCCAATGCCACTTTGACTTATGGTGGAGGCTAACAAAGCTATGATTTCCTAGGAAATTTTTTGGATAATCTGTGCAAGTCCAACATTTTTAGTTGCGACAACCCGAATTCGTTTCTTCACTATAGAAACAACGCAATGCACCGCGCATT
Coding sequences within it:
- a CDS encoding 30S ribosomal protein S10e produces the protein MLIPKADRKKIHEYLFREGVLVAQKDFNLPKHPDIDTKNLFVIKALQSLNSRGYVKTQFSWQYYYYTLTPEGLDYLREWLHLPAEIVPATHIKQQRSHAPPRGMLGEGERERRPFGRGRGGDRGDREGGYRRRDAGEGKEGGAPGEFAPQFRGGFGRGRGAAPPS
- a CDS encoding other hect domain ubiquitin protein ligase E3; its protein translation is MAPWSSRRGSQPNNNSNGDLISRIHNTALHTPTTLPALYSTNLPNTSNGNRLELSFSNANADSSSDESDLHPSRPQSSKPRRPQHTRSMSQPFPSLFSSKKKRQNSVGAPPPDLGFADDDSAMPRQAPKTHARNPSHTRNGPVGSKDFTTGNCMTCGSLVRWPRELKVFKCTICTTVNDLEPLSADHDGSKSRRDASQDPTQSVPTRGPHISIEQTKRLVQQSIQSFLSKKLHSIPEPPTEAPPQPPPQSKLSFSSRMQAAGQSLAPVDFRQEAAPSSESPTIQVSHYAFDEEPTLRSSPAQPNPTPMRSFSSSYTERPPVRKILQERGPKEPKEQRKLLDQSEVDPKRIFKALEDYIVACFGSFECINSSFLTHTHRQPIRCRSESTRRKPMLPSEPREQRGHRREPSGNHAAREPREEQFTPQFEDGSCDLDPKLLLLGDFAENGTWWMGNQEDSRPRRPSTNRVERSFSSAPVNTKTPQMSWGDLIKWYTTIVNPAKGWFAIYEEMCQGKGFLTPSQRELQLMERELLQGQEHARRVLLKATEMLLRRPGRPLKDPADLRFLLIILENPLLHEHETLFRGILQFEKNLPSGPRSIQQRKASTPESGPLSGQHSGIIKRIVGLVSNSSAECHNQLIAWFSRHHPSRFIRTKELASGFLTYRMIRQSGKKQEVKVDITAGLIPQMQEGRSGAYLYDEIHRANSSKKAKEPEKKIMYAEDWQIRASSRVLALLFAANNLPHSRRNEESPSGSAEGRSTVHSHGQILPTSDFYNSMIDYTDLVADFENWEARRSKFTFCQYPFLLSIWAKNHILEHDARRQMQSKARDAFFDSIMSRKAINQFLELTVRRDCLVDDSLKAVSEVIGSGSEDIKKGLRITFSGEEGVDAGGLRKEWFLLLAREVFNPDHGLFLYDEDSQYCYFNPNAFETSDQFFLVGVVMGLAIYNSTILDVALPPFAFRKLIASAPTHGTGASAHPRPPMRYTLEDLAEYRPRLARGLRQLLEYEGNVEDTFCLDFVIDMDKYGTQVQVPLCPGGERIPVTNSNRREYVDLYVRYIIDVSVTRQFEPFKRGFYTVCGGNALSLFRPEEIELLVRGSDEALDINSLRGVAEYDNWGTKKPDGSEPVIDWFWETFQAATSQDQRKLLLFITGSDRIPAMGAAVLPIKISCLGEDEGRFPIARTCFNVLSLSRYKSKERLEKLLWTAVHESEGFGIK